DNA from Actinoplanes sp. SE50/110:
GTACGGCAAGAAACTCCCCGGCCGGCGCCGCCGCGCACCCGCCGCCCGCACCCTGCTCACCGACCTGTTCGGCCCCATCCCGGACACCGACCCGCTCACCCCGCTGAGCGCGCGGCACTGACCGAAAGGACACCCCTCGATGAACCCGTACGACGAGATCCGCACCGCGTACATCACGCTCGGCTGGCTCTTCGAACCCGGCAACCCGCCGCTGACCCGCCGGGTCATCGCCGACGGCCCCGACGAGGTCGTCGCCGCCCTCCTCGACGAGCCGCTGATCCCTGCCATGCTGCGCCGTGAACTGCGCGGCCAGCCCGACCACCAGCTCTGGGCCCAGGCCCGGCACACCGCCCAGGACAGCCACATCATCACGCCCAGTGATTCCACCTGGCCCTGCGGATTCGACCCCGACGGCCCGCTGTGCCTATGGAGCCACGGCACCGGAGAACCGCCGTACGCCGCCGAAGCCATCACCATCGTCGGGTCCCGCGCCTGCACCGCCTACGGCAGCCACGTCGCCACCGACCTGGCCGGCGGCCTCGCCGAACGCGACTGGACCATCGTCACCGACGGCGGATACGGCATCGCCACCAGCGCCATGCTCGGGGCCCTGCGCACCAGCCGTCCGCCCATCGCCGTCCTGCCCGGCGGCCTCGACCACCTTCACCCCACCGGCAACCGGCAGCTGCTCGAACTCGTCGGCGACACCGGGCTGCTCCTGAGCCCGTACCCGCCGGGCGCCGAGCCCGTCCGCGACCGCGTGCTCTACGTCAAACGCCTACTGGCCGACCTGAGCACTGCGACCGTGCTCGTCGAAG
Protein-coding regions in this window:
- a CDS encoding DNA processing protein DprA, with the protein product MNPYDEIRTAYITLGWLFEPGNPPLTRRVIADGPDEVVAALLDEPLIPAMLRRELRGQPDHQLWAQARHTAQDSHIITPSDSTWPCGFDPDGPLCLWSHGTGEPPYAAEAITIVGSRACTAYGSHVATDLAGGLAERDWTIVTDGGYGIATSAMLGALRTSRPPIAVLPGGLDHLHPTGNRQLLELVGDTGLLLSPYPPGAEPVRDRVLYVKRLLADLSTATVLVEAPPRSAALHAVRRALHLGRHGLIVPGPVTSVHSGGGLDVLRTDSRARPVGSVADILTDLT